A window from Flavobacterium gyeonganense encodes these proteins:
- a CDS encoding Crp/Fnr family transcriptional regulator, whose amino-acid sequence MENSLKTLFPNFSNELIATIEESGSLQDFKAGTILMRTGQYIKNTVLITKGKIKIYREGDDGGEFLMYYLQPGQACAISMICTAKSEKSQIMAKVVEDVTVMMIPLQMMDKWMMEHRSWYEFVIETYRNRFEEVLEVVDNIAFRSMDERLEFYLKRHSDACGCSEVKLSHQEIASELNTSREVVSRLLKKMEQRGLVKLNRNQIELLKTNSTNLR is encoded by the coding sequence ATGGAAAATTCATTAAAAACCCTATTTCCTAATTTCTCCAATGAACTTATTGCGACAATTGAAGAAAGCGGAAGCCTGCAGGATTTTAAAGCCGGAACTATCCTAATGCGAACCGGGCAATATATCAAAAACACGGTTTTAATTACCAAAGGAAAAATCAAAATTTATCGCGAAGGCGACGATGGAGGTGAGTTTTTAATGTATTATTTACAGCCCGGACAAGCCTGTGCTATTTCGATGATCTGTACTGCAAAAAGCGAAAAAAGCCAGATTATGGCGAAAGTCGTTGAGGATGTTACGGTTATGATGATTCCGCTTCAAATGATGGACAAATGGATGATGGAACACAGATCCTGGTACGAATTTGTTATCGAAACCTACCGAAATCGCTTTGAAGAAGTACTTGAAGTAGTCGATAACATAGCTTTCCGCTCTATGGATGAACGCCTTGAATTCTATTTAAAACGCCACTCCGATGCTTGCGGCTGTTCTGAAGTCAAATTATCACATCAGGAAATTGCATCCGAATTAAATACCTCCAGGGAAGTGGTTTCGAGATTACTCAAAAAAATGGAACAGCGCGGCCTTGTCAAACTAAACCGAAATCAGATCGAATTATTAAAGACTAATTCTACTAATTTGCGCTAA
- a CDS encoding sulfite exporter TauE/SafE family protein — MEYAGYFASVIIGISLGLIGGGGSILTVPILVYLFKVNPEQATSYSLFIVGITAMSGSYSHYKMGNLKLKSALYFAIPSVVSILIIREVIFPQIAATLFSVASYSVSKDFLIMVVFSILMITAAISMIRKNEPEIKATKTNYIQLSVIGFVVGIVTGFLGAGGGFLIIPALLFFAKLPMKQAVGTSLLIITINSVIGFGGDLYIGTRINYPFLLGISIMALLGMLIGSQLSKKIDGTKLKPLFGWFVLIMGIYIITKEVLF; from the coding sequence ATGGAATACGCTGGTTATTTTGCTTCAGTTATTATCGGAATCTCTCTCGGCTTAATCGGTGGAGGCGGTTCTATACTTACGGTACCAATTTTAGTATACTTATTTAAGGTAAATCCAGAACAGGCCACGTCATACTCCTTATTTATTGTCGGAATAACCGCCATGTCCGGAAGTTACAGCCATTACAAAATGGGCAATCTGAAACTCAAATCGGCTTTGTATTTTGCGATTCCTTCTGTGGTATCCATCCTAATTATCCGCGAAGTCATTTTCCCTCAGATCGCAGCTACTTTATTTTCCGTCGCTTCCTATTCGGTTTCAAAAGATTTCCTGATTATGGTTGTCTTCTCTATTTTGATGATTACTGCGGCGATTTCTATGATTCGGAAAAACGAGCCCGAAATAAAAGCAACCAAAACTAATTATATCCAATTAAGCGTAATAGGTTTTGTAGTTGGAATAGTAACGGGATTTCTGGGTGCCGGAGGCGGATTCTTAATCATCCCAGCCTTGCTGTTTTTCGCTAAATTACCAATGAAACAGGCCGTAGGAACTTCATTATTAATCATCACAATCAATTCTGTAATAGGTTTTGGAGGAGACTTATACATCGGAACACGAATCAATTATCCTTTTTTATTGGGTATTTCGATAATGGCACTTTTGGGAATGTTAATAGGAAGCCAGCTTTCTAAAAAAATAGATGGTACAAAGTTAAAGCCTCTTTTTGGCTGGTTTGTACTTATTATGGGAATTTATATTATCACTAAGGAAGTTTTGTTTTAG
- a CDS encoding helix-turn-helix domain-containing protein produces MNVRIEKMSVVNDKMKDKIKTNSYKTQNNITVKAMTEDNSEHNNFRIPIPSRFEEVFTHFYFAENKSGKLISKTLLPSYQTILIFNFGAKPYLITKQNTKIEVDKYLIIGPIKQAFDYVLPHRTEMLTVNFKDDAFSRFFGNAAISEHLPISPDDLVNDDCFGILWYKLSKIQNIEERVNCVLEFSEPYLVTRNNIAEQLSNFRDQSLNSIKYVASQNNQAERNMQLQHKKHFGYSSKEYNRYERFLKAIELIQNLASLSSKIDWFEIVTQCGYYDQSQLIKDFKHYINLTPSQYLKFQQDICNPIS; encoded by the coding sequence ATGAATGTAAGAATAGAAAAGATGTCAGTTGTGAATGATAAAATGAAAGATAAAATAAAAACCAATTCATATAAGACACAAAACAATATAACAGTAAAGGCAATGACAGAAGATAATTCCGAACATAACAACTTCAGAATACCAATACCGTCCCGTTTTGAAGAAGTATTTACTCATTTTTATTTTGCAGAAAATAAATCCGGAAAACTTATTTCCAAAACTTTATTACCTTCTTATCAAACCATATTAATTTTTAATTTCGGAGCAAAACCCTATTTAATTACGAAACAAAATACAAAGATTGAAGTTGACAAATACCTCATAATTGGTCCAATAAAACAGGCTTTTGATTATGTTTTACCTCATCGCACCGAAATGTTAACCGTCAATTTTAAAGATGACGCTTTTTCACGTTTTTTTGGCAATGCTGCTATTTCAGAGCATTTGCCTATTAGTCCCGACGATTTAGTAAACGACGATTGTTTTGGGATTTTATGGTATAAACTTAGTAAAATACAAAATATTGAGGAAAGAGTTAATTGCGTCCTTGAATTTAGCGAACCTTATCTTGTAACGAGAAATAATATTGCCGAACAATTGTCAAATTTCAGGGATCAATCATTAAATTCTATAAAGTATGTTGCAAGTCAAAACAACCAGGCCGAACGTAACATGCAGCTTCAGCATAAAAAACACTTTGGTTATTCTTCCAAAGAATACAACCGGTACGAAAGATTTTTAAAAGCTATCGAACTCATACAAAATCTGGCATCTTTATCTTCAAAAATTGACTGGTTCGAAATTGTAACCCAATGTGGTTATTATGACCAAAGCCAACTCATAAAAGACTTTAAACATTACATTAATCTTACTCCTTCCCAATATCTAAAATTCCAGCAGGATATCTGCAATCCAATATCCTGA
- a CDS encoding NAD(P)H-dependent oxidoreductase, with translation MKHLIIYAHPNPNSLNSYLKSTTAAHLEKNNHEVVIRDLYALNFNPVLSLDDMAGQRNGLVSDDVKREQEFITWADCITFIHPIWWTGLPAIMKGYIDRVFSYGFAYRYDQGIQKGLLAGKKAVIINTHGKSKAEYEAIGMDKALLLTSDKGIYTYSGLEVIEHLFFDKADRSVSEHLENWTNQIKKAY, from the coding sequence ATGAAACATCTTATTATTTATGCCCATCCCAATCCAAACAGCTTAAACAGCTATTTAAAAAGCACTACTGCAGCACATCTTGAGAAAAACAATCACGAAGTCGTAATTCGGGATTTGTATGCCCTGAATTTCAACCCTGTACTTTCATTGGACGACATGGCAGGACAACGAAACGGATTAGTATCTGACGATGTAAAACGAGAGCAGGAATTTATTACATGGGCAGACTGCATCACATTTATCCACCCTATTTGGTGGACAGGATTACCGGCTATTATGAAAGGGTACATCGACCGCGTTTTCAGTTATGGATTTGCGTATCGTTACGATCAGGGCATCCAGAAAGGACTACTTGCAGGCAAAAAAGCAGTCATTATCAATACCCACGGAAAATCGAAAGCAGAATATGAAGCAATCGGAATGGATAAGGCCTTGCTGCTGACATCAGACAAAGGCATTTATACTTACTCAGGACTTGAGGTTATTGAACATCTTTTTTTCGACAAAGCAGACAGATCCGTTTCAGAACATTTAGAAAATTGGACAAACCAAATCAAAAAAGCTTATTAA
- a CDS encoding DUF4260 domain-containing protein, translated as MEILIQIEELIMFLGCIYLFSRLNLKWWWFPVLLLLPDLAMIGYAFNSATGAITYNIIHFKGTAVIIGLYGLAKDNRKLMLIGIILLAHATMDRAIGTGLKYFDGFWHTSLSTEPFL; from the coding sequence ATGGAAATTTTAATTCAAATTGAAGAACTCATTATGTTTCTCGGATGCATCTATTTATTTTCACGTTTAAACTTAAAATGGTGGTGGTTCCCTGTTCTTTTGCTTCTGCCCGATTTGGCTATGATAGGCTATGCTTTCAATTCGGCAACAGGTGCAATTACGTACAACATCATTCATTTCAAAGGAACTGCAGTAATCATTGGACTGTATGGACTCGCAAAAGATAACCGAAAACTGATGCTCATTGGAATAATCTTGCTTGCCCATGCCACAATGGACAGAGCTATCGGTACAGGTTTAAAATACTTTGACGGATTTTGGCATACTAGTTTAAGTACAGAACCTTTTTTGTAG
- the cydB gene encoding cytochrome d ubiquinol oxidase subunit II: MEFFWYVVLMGILAVYLVLDGYDFGAGIIHLFFAKTERDKKVITNSIGPFWDANEVWLIAAGGVLFFAFPTLYASSFSGFYLPLIMILWLLIFRAIGLEMRGQVHHHMWEAIWDKAFGIASLLLALFFGMALGNIVRGVNLGMVQNGVSTQEAHYFFLPLWNPTFSPQANELGIIDWFTLFLGIVSVVALTIHGANWIIYKTNSSLNPKLKNVVFKLNIVLLVLVFISLQVWHFIEPKPFHNFVENPILWFFPILTFVGILGLFKVRSFKKDGYGFLFSTLFLVGGFASTAVSIFPNVLPSTNKVNPSLTIYNTAAGEYGLNASLSWFFIALFLVIVYFIIQYRVFSGKMDDVGYGEH, from the coding sequence ATGGAATTTTTTTGGTACGTAGTTTTAATGGGAATACTTGCTGTTTATCTGGTATTGGACGGTTATGATTTTGGTGCAGGAATTATTCATTTGTTTTTTGCGAAAACAGAAAGGGATAAAAAAGTTATTACAAACTCCATTGGTCCTTTTTGGGATGCCAATGAAGTCTGGCTGATTGCTGCCGGAGGTGTTTTGTTTTTTGCTTTCCCGACTTTGTATGCATCGTCTTTCAGCGGATTTTACCTGCCTTTGATTATGATTTTATGGCTTTTGATTTTCCGCGCCATCGGATTAGAAATGCGAGGACAGGTGCACCATCATATGTGGGAAGCGATTTGGGACAAAGCGTTCGGAATAGCGAGTTTGCTTTTGGCACTTTTCTTCGGAATGGCGCTGGGAAATATCGTTCGTGGTGTAAACCTCGGAATGGTCCAAAATGGTGTTTCGACTCAGGAGGCACATTATTTCTTTCTGCCTTTATGGAATCCGACTTTTAGCCCGCAGGCAAATGAATTGGGAATTATTGACTGGTTTACTTTGTTTTTGGGAATTGTAAGTGTTGTAGCGCTGACCATTCACGGTGCAAACTGGATTATTTACAAAACGAATTCTTCTTTAAATCCGAAGCTTAAAAATGTTGTTTTTAAACTGAATATTGTTTTGCTGGTTTTGGTCTTTATTTCACTTCAGGTCTGGCATTTTATTGAGCCTAAACCGTTTCATAATTTTGTAGAAAACCCAATTTTATGGTTTTTTCCGATTCTGACTTTTGTTGGGATTTTAGGATTATTTAAAGTTCGTTCTTTTAAAAAAGACGGTTACGGTTTTCTGTTTTCGACTTTGTTTTTAGTAGGCGGATTTGCCTCAACAGCGGTTTCGATTTTCCCGAATGTTCTTCCTTCAACGAATAAAGTGAACCCTTCATTGACGATTTACAATACAGCCGCCGGAGAATACGGTTTGAATGCTAGTCTGAGCTGGTTCTTTATTGCTTTGTTTCTGGTGATTGTTTATTTTATTATTCAGTATCGTGTTTTTAGCGGGAAGATGGATGATGTTGGGTATGGAGAGCATTGA
- a CDS encoding cytochrome ubiquinol oxidase subunit I, whose product MEEMLFYDRMQFAFTITFHYLFPQLTMGLSLIIVYFKWKYLKTNNEQYNHATHFWMKIFALNFAMGVVTGIPMEFQFGTNWAKFSELTGGIIGQTLAMEGMFSFFLESSFLGIFLFGEKLLGHKWHFVTGLLIMVGSWASGYLIIATHSWMQNPVGYEILENGKFVLTNFKALFLNPWLWPSYLHNQAASLVTSSFVVAGIGAFYILSRKNVSFGKLFLKTGVIFGLISTIIVAVPTGDLLAKNVVKYQPVTFAAMEGIFHTEKKGSEIVLIGQPDVKDKKLDNKIAVPNILSFLTYGNWNQEIKGLDQFEEDLHPTNISGLYYAYHIMVGLGTVFIGLMVLALFQLIRGKLFETKWILWSLMFMMPFPYIANTTGWYTAELGRQPWLVYNLLRTASGASPTVSSGNTLFTLLGFIGLYLLLGMLFLLLVGKIINKGPHHVELSTEKI is encoded by the coding sequence ATGGAAGAAATGCTCTTTTATGACCGAATGCAATTTGCCTTCACCATTACTTTTCATTATCTTTTTCCACAGCTTACAATGGGGCTTTCACTCATTATTGTTTACTTTAAGTGGAAATATCTCAAAACCAATAACGAACAATACAATCATGCCACGCATTTCTGGATGAAAATCTTCGCCCTGAATTTTGCAATGGGAGTTGTAACCGGAATCCCGATGGAGTTTCAGTTTGGAACGAACTGGGCCAAGTTCTCCGAATTAACTGGTGGAATTATTGGACAAACTCTTGCTATGGAGGGGATGTTTTCTTTCTTTCTCGAATCTTCTTTTCTCGGGATCTTTTTATTTGGAGAAAAACTTCTTGGGCATAAATGGCATTTTGTAACCGGATTGTTGATTATGGTTGGCTCCTGGGCTAGCGGCTACTTAATAATTGCTACACATTCGTGGATGCAGAATCCGGTAGGCTATGAAATTTTGGAAAACGGAAAATTTGTACTGACGAATTTTAAAGCGTTGTTTTTAAATCCATGGTTGTGGCCTTCTTACCTGCACAATCAGGCGGCTTCTTTGGTAACAAGTTCGTTTGTGGTTGCCGGAATTGGCGCTTTTTATATTTTAAGCAGAAAAAATGTTTCTTTTGGAAAATTGTTTTTAAAAACCGGAGTCATTTTTGGATTAATTTCGACTATCATCGTTGCCGTTCCAACAGGCGATTTACTTGCTAAAAACGTAGTGAAATACCAGCCAGTGACTTTTGCCGCTATGGAAGGAATTTTTCATACCGAAAAAAAAGGTTCTGAAATTGTCTTAATAGGACAGCCCGATGTAAAAGACAAAAAACTCGATAATAAAATCGCCGTTCCAAATATTTTGAGCTTCCTGACGTATGGAAACTGGAATCAGGAAATTAAAGGTTTAGACCAGTTTGAAGAAGACCTGCATCCAACCAATATTTCAGGATTGTATTATGCGTATCATATTATGGTAGGACTTGGAACAGTATTTATCGGCTTGATGGTCCTTGCACTCTTCCAGTTAATCAGAGGGAAATTGTTTGAAACGAAATGGATTTTATGGTCGCTGATGTTTATGATGCCGTTTCCGTATATTGCTAACACCACAGGCTGGTACACCGCCGAATTAGGAAGACAGCCCTGGCTGGTTTATAATTTATTGCGGACAGCATCGGGTGCTTCGCCAACAGTTTCTTCCGGAAATACCTTGTTTACATTATTGGGTTTTATAGGTTTATACCTTTTGCTCGGAATGCTGTTTTTGCTTTTGGTTGGAAAAATTATCAATAAAGGACCGCATCATGTGGAACTTTCAACAGAAAAAATATAA
- a CDS encoding MBL fold metallo-hydrolase: MKIEQIYTGCLAQGAYYITSNGEAAIVDPLREIQPYLDRLERDGVKLKYIFETHFHADFVSGHLDLSKETHASIVYGPNAKPEFECIIAKDGEDFKIGNIIIKALHTPGHTMESTTYLLIDENGKDYAIFSGDTLFIGDVGRPDLAQKAAGMTQDELAGILFYSLRNKIMTLADDVIVYPAHGAGSACGKNMSKETISTIGNQKITNYALRENMTETEFIKEVTDGLLPPPAYFSMNVAMNKKGYESFESVLHNGMKEIKAEDFETVAEKTNALILDTRSAADFSKAYIPQSINIGINGDFAPWVGTLIANVKQPIILVTEAGMQEETVTRLSRVGFDTIIGHLKDGFEAWQKAGFETDSVNRITAEQFANEADIQKDKIIDVRKETEYEAEHIEDAYSKPLAYINDWVKDIDPKEHFYLHCAGGYRSMIAASILQARGFRNFTEIEGGFGAIAKTTIAKSDFVCQSKVLKA; the protein is encoded by the coding sequence ATGAAAATAGAACAAATTTACACCGGATGTCTCGCACAAGGTGCATACTATATTACTTCAAATGGAGAAGCTGCTATTGTTGATCCGCTTCGTGAAATTCAGCCTTATCTGGATCGTCTGGAACGAGACGGCGTTAAACTGAAATACATTTTTGAAACACATTTTCACGCCGATTTCGTTTCTGGTCATCTTGATTTAAGCAAAGAAACTCACGCATCCATTGTTTACGGCCCAAATGCCAAACCTGAATTTGAATGTATTATTGCTAAAGACGGAGAGGATTTTAAAATCGGAAATATTATCATCAAAGCCTTACATACCCCCGGTCATACGATGGAAAGCACGACTTATTTACTTATTGATGAAAACGGAAAAGATTACGCTATTTTTTCCGGAGATACTCTATTTATCGGTGATGTTGGACGCCCTGACCTTGCTCAAAAAGCGGCAGGAATGACTCAGGATGAACTCGCCGGGATTTTATTTTATTCACTTCGAAATAAAATTATGACTTTGGCTGATGATGTGATTGTTTACCCTGCGCACGGTGCCGGAAGTGCGTGTGGAAAAAATATGAGCAAGGAAACGATTTCGACCATCGGGAATCAAAAAATAACCAATTATGCTTTGCGTGAAAATATGACCGAAACCGAATTCATCAAAGAAGTCACAGATGGTTTATTGCCTCCTCCAGCCTATTTCAGTATGAACGTTGCGATGAATAAAAAAGGATATGAAAGCTTTGAATCGGTTTTACACAATGGAATGAAGGAAATCAAAGCAGAAGATTTTGAAACTGTCGCAGAAAAAACCAATGCTTTAATTCTGGACACAAGAAGTGCAGCCGATTTTAGTAAAGCCTATATTCCACAATCTATTAATATTGGAATCAACGGCGATTTTGCTCCCTGGGTTGGAACTTTAATTGCTAATGTAAAACAACCTATTATATTGGTTACCGAAGCTGGTATGCAAGAAGAAACCGTAACCCGTTTAAGCCGTGTAGGTTTTGATACAATCATCGGACATTTGAAAGATGGCTTTGAAGCCTGGCAAAAAGCAGGTTTTGAAACAGATTCTGTAAACCGAATCACAGCAGAGCAATTTGCAAACGAAGCCGACATTCAAAAAGACAAAATAATCGATGTTCGAAAAGAAACTGAATATGAGGCTGAACATATCGAAGATGCATACAGCAAACCTTTGGCTTATATTAATGACTGGGTAAAAGATATTGACCCTAAGGAACATTTTTATCTGCATTGTGCAGGTGGTTATAGAAGCATGATTGCCGCTTCGATTTTACAAGCAAGAGGTTTCAGAAATTTCACCGAAATTGAAGGCGGTTTTGGAGCAATAGCAAAAACAACTATTGCAAAATCTGATTTCGTTTGCCAAAGTAAGGTTTTGAAAGCATAA
- a CDS encoding YeeE/YedE family protein, whose amino-acid sequence MLEIIKEPWPWYVAGPLIGLTVPILLIIGNKSFGISSSLRHICAACIPANISFFKYNWKKESWNLFFVLGIFFGGIIAGYFLSNPNAVVITPELSAKLATYGITDHNGLVPSQLFSWESLFTLRGFIMIVVGGFLVGFGTRYAGGCTSGHAIMGLSNLQWPSLVATICFMIGGFIMSLLILPYILSL is encoded by the coding sequence ATACTAGAAATTATAAAAGAGCCCTGGCCCTGGTACGTTGCAGGCCCATTGATTGGATTGACTGTTCCAATTTTATTAATCATCGGAAATAAATCTTTCGGAATCAGTTCCTCATTGCGCCATATTTGTGCTGCATGTATTCCTGCTAATATTTCCTTTTTTAAATACAACTGGAAAAAAGAAAGCTGGAATTTATTTTTCGTTCTAGGAATATTTTTTGGTGGTATTATCGCCGGTTATTTCCTGTCAAATCCAAACGCAGTTGTTATCACTCCCGAATTGTCAGCAAAATTAGCTACTTACGGAATCACAGACCACAATGGTTTAGTTCCGTCGCAATTATTTTCGTGGGAAAGTTTATTCACACTTCGAGGGTTTATCATGATTGTTGTGGGCGGATTTTTAGTAGGCTTCGGAACCCGTTATGCAGGAGGCTGTACAAGCGGACATGCCATTATGGGATTATCAAATCTGCAATGGCCGTCGTTAGTAGCAACCATCTGTTTTATGATTGGCGGTTTTATAATGTCACTTTTGATTTTGCCTTATATTCTTTCACTTTAA